The Primulina eburnea isolate SZY01 unplaced genomic scaffold, ASM2296580v1 ctg739_ERROPOS11973397, whole genome shotgun sequence sequence AAATGTCTAGTACGCTTTATTTAACTAACTTGTAGACTAACGTGTTAATTGAGGATTTATCTAACACTGGAAGACAATGAAGTGAGTTTTCTCgactaaaaataataataatgacagTTTAAGTGAActttttcttaaaaagatttttataaataatgaaTGTCATACAAACGGTAGATTAGACAACATATATGCCTATCACTAAAGTGACAATCACATTTTGAAcgtataattttgatatgtttcaTCACATCTAATAGTCATCTACGTGTtttcataattaaataattaaaagccAATAATATAAATTGTTCCacactttttcatttttttgggtCAAAGAATGATATGATCaatgttgaaaataataattgtgttAATTTGTTATTTGACAAGGAATTTTATACAATAAAGTTTTAAATCTTATCATTTTGTATGGTTGGTTGAGAAACGTCAAACCTTCTCGGTTCCAACTTTGTGCAACAATAAAATATCTATCAccactaataattaataaatatttaaagttatTTTGGTGAAACAAAATTAGACTTCCGAGACATGATAACGAGACAATATGTGACTGCCAtgtttcttatttatttatatttaattttccgtcggcatattatatataattctaaaaaaaaaaaaagaggtggTGTATAATTTTTGGTTGTTTTGCAAATTCAAGGTGGAACTAATTTCGAATTGATTGAAATTTGaccttatattattttaattaaatattaaaagatatagagtaggtatcttgtgagacgatctcacgaatctttatctgtgaaacgggtcaacctaaccgatattcacaataaaaagtatacACTTAGCAtacaaagtaatattttttcatagatgacacaaataaaaaatttgtctcacaaaatacgatctatGAAACCATTTCGCATAAGTTTTTGTCAGAGATATATGTAGATGGTAAATTTCTGTCAAACATGTATTTTTAAGCATTTCATGTAGGCctgagattttattttatttaaaaaaaataagaagtTGACATAACTTGGGGGTGAGGAAATAATGAGTTAtttgaatattattttaaaaacgtttttatttttaataagtaAAAAAAAGTGAAGTACGTGTTTGAGTAAGTTTTTTGTAAagtgtttttgaaaaatattttttaaaaagtgttcagtatatatattttttaataaaaacaattGAGAGttgttttatgatatttttagaaatgaagaaaatcatataaatcaaaacataatactttttaattgtaaaaatatttttataaaatagtcGAACAAGCTATATTTGTtcctaaaataatttttaaaacattttataaattgttttttttaaaaaaaaacacatacGAAAaagttttataaatatttattcaaacaaaaccataaattaataaaaaagaaaaagaaaaaaagtacGATGGAATAAAATCACAAACTTAGATGAGATTGGTCGTAATTTAcctcacacatatatataaaaaaacaagTAAAATGATGTTCATGACAAGATAtcaaagtcatgttcaatcgtTTCGCCATAACGACTAACAATAACTGAGAATATATATCAAGAGTGAGTGTCACGTAAGACCATATCGCTTTAATCTGTGATACGGGTtaatcctactcatattcacaataaaaaagtaatattcttagaataaaaaataatactttttcacggataacccaaataagaaatctatctcacaaatacgacccgtgagaccgtctcacacaagtttttgacatATATCAAACCATGGCCTTGAAAAATGTCATGTTCttttaaatttagaatttaaattttgtattaataaaaaataatcaagATTAATATGTAGTTACtcgaatattaaaaaaattaaaattcgaAAAACAATTAAAACGTGAACTCAACTTAAAATGATTTGAAAAGTTGCCATGACAAACTTTTTTTAGGGTGATAATTATTTAATGAAGGGCAAATACCATGAGAAGCAACGGGTAAAAAGGCAAAAAAGAAAGATGATTACCTCGGCAAACGAAAACGAGAGGGGGGGAAAAGGGCATGTGTGCAGTGCAATAAATAGATGAATGAACGAATGAATGAATAAGGAGCGAGCAGAGATGGCCTCCCTCCACTATTTCTCCATTCTCTCTGCCTTCTGCACCATTATATATATCAAACCTCTCTTTTCCTCCATACCAGAACCCTCCCACCTCTCTTAGCGGGGTGTCGATTCTGTAGATACACATAAGGTACTGTACATCTTTTTTCTGTTCAATTGCAAGGTTGGGTTTTGTTTATTCGTGATATTCGATCAGTGAATTCTTTCCGTTTTGACCATAAAATAATGGgtttgtgttgttttgttttgtcttGCAGTTCATTTGTTTTGTGGCATCGAATATCGTGAAAAGGAGGAGTCTGAATCTGTTATGGCGGATACTTCGAATCCAGTTACAAACTCCGACCTGCCTCGTAAGAAGCGAAATAAAGCTGGGTCCGGCCGAATTTCCAGGGAATCGTCTCGGGCCAGGTGGAGAACCGAAACCGAGCAGCGGATATACTCCTCCAACCTCATCGATGCCCTCCGCAGTCTACGCCATCCCGATTCCTCCTCTGTACGCGACGCCGCCGACAAGGTGCTCGCCGTCTCCGCCAAGGGAAGGACCCGATGGAGCCGCGCCATCCTCACCGGCCGCCTCAGCTTCAGGCTCTCTCAAATCAACCGAAGACACAAGAAGGCGGCTAAACCAGTTGTGGCGTCGAAGAAACCGGCGGCTCGGAATAATCTACCGCCGCTGCAGAGGAAGGTGAAGGCTTTGAGCCGCTTGGTTCCCGGCTGCCGGAAGCTGTCGCTTCCGAATCTTCTAGAAGAGACGACGGACTATATCGCTGCTTTGGAAATGCAAGTCAAAGCTATGGCTCTCATCACCGGTCTACTAAACGCGACGTCGTAGGGGATTCCACATTTTCCACTTGGCTTGGCTTGGTCCACACTTAGCATTTTGCTAAGCTTGCCTTTTATTTTCTacaatataaattataatgttctttttaaattttttttcttgtaaTCTATCTTGTTAATAATTGaggaaaattaatatattttgtatTATATTGTGTAGATTTAATTCATTCCAAATTTTACTTAccacaaaataaaatttatctgGTATTTGTTTTTTCACGTCATATATAAAGTTTTTTACACGATGTTCAACTTCATTTAAGTAATATAATTAGTTTAGAATCGAGTActtgtcgttttaccaaaagttatagactcaaatcttttaaactgcttAACATCTCAAACATTATAGTTCGGCCGCTCTTCTAACAAATACAATTTTTGCACCCAACGGTTAGAtcatttgatattttattttgtaagtTAGTTACAGTTGAGTTTCGACTCTCCTATcaaatttaagatttttttttttcgaaatttaACGGGAAGGTCAAATATCTTGCAGTAGATATATCGTAAAATGAATAGCGTAAAACGACATATGATTTTGCTATTTCCGTTTTGGTTGGGAGATGTAtaattttacgtatgatttgGAACAATCGCATTTGATGGAGTGGGGGCAGGCTTTAACATCACTCGTGTACTCAATCCATGTGTAGTGGCCGGAGACTAAGGTGCTTGATGGGGAtcgtattttgtttttgtttctatttatttattgtggtcttaattttttttttttggtcttCATAATCACTTTCAAAGTTCCATCAGTGTCATTCTTATAATGTGCCTACAAATTTTGGTTTCGTACCCTTAAAACTCTAACAAAACCATGCTGGATTTTGGCACATACCAAGCCATTTGTACGCTTAAAATCAGTACACATTTCGTTCGCATCAACCATTAGATTGACGGGTTTTCGACACTTTCCGAGATGGTTGAAGGCTTTGAGTTTATATCTCagtattgactgagtcgtctcACTCGACCTCCTATCCCTTTGAGATTGTTCTTGAATACGCATGATTGCCAATATGGGGGTGAATATGGCCAAAGCCTTCAACTTTGAAAGTAAGCAAAATCAGCCAAAAGAACAGACTAATGGATAGCAACCGCTGGTCATGTGCTACATATCCATGGCTACCCCACGCACTATGAGAGCACATGTGGTATGGTGCCAAAAGATTCAAATATTTTGCTTTAATTTCTCTATATACATTATATATAATAAGATAAGGTAATCGATTCAATACTCGAACTAATCCTCcaactgtcacgccccgagctcTGGTCTGTGcttgcgtgactgcacaatgagcTCCTATAGCAATTACTTCGTAtttgtgacacctcgacccgtttacaataaaatagcagcggaatttaaaattttctttcaaatggaaggagtttcaaaatacattaccataaaatgtttaaaggtaactacatgatcattcaaatgatataacaaaaatacaaaatatcattcatatgaTCATGTTCCAAAAATGCTTGCAAAAATAACATCTTCcttccaacttcgtatgcatatgactccggcacaaaataataataaccaacaacactataacccataaacacaactcttaacatctaattcacataacccaataaacatacgaaaacttagaccgtaccgttcaccagacTCGGCTATTACAGTATTAGTCATCGCTTTACTAAAATGATTAactcaagttgctatagaaatcTATTGTtgtacattataaattcattttaaataattaatttttaagatatgagacaagtgtatcacaatcacccctccttcagaacacGACGTCCTCGTCGTGGTCTGaccactcgatccaccagcGCCGAGAATCTAGATGTGGCTTCTATGCCGATAACCAGgttctgataccattctgtcacgtcCCGAGTCCAGGCCCACGTCTACGTGACTACACAATGGGCTTTTGttgcaactacttcgtattcgtcttcgttttacgaaaatgattaactcaaattgttatagaagtccattgtagtccgttataaactaattttaaatctttaatttttaagatgtgagACAAAAGTGTCTCACCAACTCCACTGAGTGTTCGATACTTTTCTAAACAAAATTAAGTAACTCAATACTTAAATTTGGGATCCTTTTAAATTCGCATCTTTTTCGAAACCTCTATGGAATACAAAGACTCTAAATTTTGAAAAGATCCCACAAGGTTTGTGTGTAGGGCGATGAGGCCACGTTTTATATTTTCAGCTCATTCTCAAACCCGAATTTTTCGGGAAAGGgtaataaaaaaaacacaaaaaatcaTAGAAACACCCAAAAGCAAATCTCATCTTCACTTCTTGTCTTCTTCATCTTTTGCCAATTATTGCAGTTCTTAGACCATATTGGGGGCCATCATAATTAATGGATACAACTAACGACAAAATTTATGGATTCTTAAATTTACCCTCTCGCATTATTTTAGatatttgaaaaattaaaaataattcgattttttttattaggTTGTACAGGTTGAAACAATTTGAatcggattttatgactttGTATGAAGTGGATTGGTTTTAAATGATACGGGTGTTGAGTAAATTTGAAAAGTTCATATGAGCTGATATGAAGTGGATTTAAAATCTATTTTAATTTGAttggtctcttgtgagacgatctcacgaatctttatatgtgagacgggtcaatcctactgatattcacaataaaaaataatactcttagcataaaaagtaatattttttcattgatgacctaaataagatatacgtctcacacaagttctTGCCAAAAACAAAAAACCCTCCCTTTATTAGATTATTTTCTAAAACgtatttttttacatttttttaattatgataCACAAATCAGAATTGAAATTCGGGCTAAACTCACCCATTCCgtacaagtttttttttttttttttgggtgctAATTAGACCGGGCTAGAATCGAATATAAAGTGTAGTGTGTCGATGGAATGCCGATCTTTGTTGAAGGGATAattaatgacaaaaatttgtgtgagacagttttataagttgtattttgtgagacatgtctttatttgggtcatctataaaaaatattactttttattatgaatatcggtagggttgactcgtcgcacagataaagattcgtgagaccgtctcacaaaagacatactctTATTAATTAGTACTAGGGGACAAGGGGataacatgttttttttttttgtataattGGAATTTTTAAATGACTTTTACGTGgaaaaaaatatgtatatatacttgGGACGGATGAAGTGCCATATAACTATTGCATACACATAATATATCATCTTTCTACCAACATTTTCTCGGATGACCTACAAGGTTACCTGTCTAAAGTGATTTGCATGTTATTACATTAGTTTAAGGGTTTATTTAGTTGGCATCAAATAGTAGTAATTGTGAATTCTATTCTcattaaaaaaaacacacacacacacgcacgAAATCATTTATGAAAATTATTGGAGTGGCAACGTACTAGCCAGCCCTGGTAGCCCCACTCTCCAATCCCAACGCGAAGTGTTTGCTGTTTTGACAAAGAGAGATGCATTCACAATTGCAATCGCATTGAATTGgaaaatgaacaataaagaGATGTGCCTACACATATGAAAGGGGCCCGAGCACACAACAAATCTCGAGTGTAGCCCACGAGATAACACGTGCGTTTCCTTAATAGTTTTCGAACCTATCTTTTACCACCGTTGCTTATATTGTCTGGATTTGAAATCTATCCTGAAATTCAATGTCGCAATGGTGTTCAATCGAGGACCACTCTAGTATTGTCGGTAGGATTACTTCACCAATATATAATACatatgagtgggtctcatgtgtgACCATCtccggatcttaatatgtgagacgactCAACCCtattcatattcataataaaaagtaatactcttagcataaaaaagtaatattttttcatggatgacccaaataagagatccgtctcacaaatacgatctgttagaccgtctcacacaagtttttgtcaatacACATTACACCATGTATCTATACACTTATAACATTGGATATCAACCACGATTTAGAAACGGGATTTTGGCACTAAAGACacttaaatttaatatatactaGTAAAAGACGCACACACGTTGCAcgtgatattattattttttaatttgatcaaataatatcaaacaattaacacgaaattattttcaatttagaatAGTTGTTCGAAGGAaagttttgtttaaaatttttttctatgTAAAATATGAAGTGATTTGATGATGTTTTTAGTAGGGTACGAAgattaattatgaaattaaatattttggtgtaAATGACGACTCATTACTTGATTACATATCTTTATTTCATCCGATGTTCGACTCGATTTCTATAACATCATAGTtaaatatattgttttataatttttatatcatACGTTATTTACCTTCTTATCAGATGGTGTCTTGAGGTTTCACAAAGTACGTGTAGTGTTGAATGTAAGAAGATATTCAGTGGGCCCATTTGTCCTCAAGGCCCGGAACAAAGTTCGAAGCATGGTCAGCCCAGTCTTGAGGCCAAGTTGGGCCAGGTTCCTAATTGagctaagtttttaatttgtatTTATTGCGAATATGAATCGGCAGAAGAGCCCAATAAATAAATATGGTAGAATACATATGGACAAAAGTTGATTTTAACAcactctttattttaatatctaTTTTTATTCTTAATATATATTAAACTGGAACACTTCATGATAACTTCAAAATCCaaaaatatcttttaatttccTTACAATTTCTCTACGACTCTACCAATTATTAGAAtcttcagttttttttttggagCAAAGGAAATGAGTTTAACCATCATCGAAACAACAATTGTGAGTGGAAGTTTGTGCAAACCTTGGAAAATGGACTCAATAATTGTCATCTTAATGGACAAGTGATTAATTATTATCTAATAGTagttctcttgtgagacgatcttataAATTTTTATCTAAGAGACgcatcaactctaccgatattcataataaaaagtaatacttttggtataaaaaataataatttttcatggataacccaaataagagatcggtctcataaaatacaatccgtgagatcatctcacacaagtttttgtcattataTTAAGACTCGAAAAGTTTTCTTTGCTTTAATCTCTCTTTTTCCAACCAAAAGTCCTATCATTCATTCGATAAAAATAAAGCAAAAGCAAGTCTCAAAAAaggaagtatatatatatatatatatatatatatatatatgtatatatatatatatatatatatatatatatgtgtgtgtgcgcGTGTAAAGACTCGAAAAGTCTTCTTTGCTTTAATATCTCTCTTTCCAACCAAAAGTCCAATAATTCATTCGATAAAAATAACGCAAAAGCAAGTTTCAAAAAAGGGAGGatattgttgtgaaaaagtaaaaatttacggtaaaaagtaaaaatctcaaactctcaaaattatcaaactacacactttataatattttctctcaactcaattgttattttcttcacaaatgagtgctctatttatagagtttcatatacaaatattccaaaaataaattacctcattacatacatcatcacacactaattttcaatattcaacacctaattttacctaattttcaacattcaacattcaacatacacattttaatattatattttcaacactcccccttgtgatgatgatcataatgattgtcttcgatacgtgtttttatattgcctcgttaaaaaccttacttggaaaaacccattgggataaaaaccatagtaagggaaaaagagtgcagtcacgtaaactcccctgatgttgacatgaacaattcttcacaaatttcgtagattgcgcatcccaatattatatatgtgctttctgaatattgacgtaggaagtgtctttgtgaagagatctgatgagttttcacttgatcgaatgtgacgaacatcaatacatttattcttctcaagctccttggtgaatgcgaagaacttaggaggaatatgtttagttctgtcgctttttatgtatccttctttcatttgagcaacacatgcagcattatcttcatatagtatcacaggtttctcgtcgaatgataatccgcatgagatttggatatgttgggtcattgattttaaccacacacattcacggcttgcttcatgtagtgcaataatctcggcatgatttgatgaagttgttactagtgtttgtttctgtgaacgccaagaaattgcagtgcctccacgagtaaatatatatccagtttgggaacgtgccttgtgtggatcagataagtatccagcatcggcaaaaccaattatacttggattagcatcttttgaatacaaaagtcccaagtctgtcgttcctcgtagataacggaatatatgtttaattccgttccagtgtctctttgttggatatgagctaaatcttgccaacagattcacggcaaaagatatatcaggccttgtacaatttgtaaggtacataagggcaccgatgacacttagatatggtacttctggaccaagaatatcttcatcatcttcacatggacggaatggatctttttctatgtttaatgatctaacaaccattggagtacttaaaggatttgctttatccatattaaaacgtttaagaatcttttctgtataatttgtctggtgaacaaacattccacattctttttgttcgatttgcaaacccagacaatacttggtttttccaagatccttcatttcaaattcttccttcaagtatgacacaacttcttgaatttccttactcgttccaatgatgtttaaatcgtcaacatatacagcaataattacgcatccggattttgttttcttaatgaaaacacaagggcatattgaattgttttacatatccctttttcatcaaatgatcacttagtcgattataccacattcgacctgattgctttaacccatataacgatctttgtaatttcacagaataacattctctgggttttgaactttgtgcttcaggcatcttaaatccttcagggattttcatatatatattactatcaagtgatccatataagtaagctgtaacaacatccataagacgcatttctaaattttcagataccgccaagctaatcaaataccaaaacgtaattgcatccatcacaggagaatacgtttcttcataatcaattccaggcctttgagaaaaaccttgtgcaacaagtcgagctttatatcttactatttcatttttctcatttcgctttcgaataaaaacccatttgtatccaacaggttttacaccttcaggtgtaaggactataggtccaaaaacattacgtttatttagcgaatcaaattcaacctggatggcatctttccattttatccaattctgccgatttttacattcaccaaaagattttggttcatgatcttcgttatcatttatgatgtcgattgccacattataagaaaatatatcatcaatttcatctatatcttttcggttccatatttttccagtattaatgtaattgatagagatttcatgattctcgtcagtttgtggttctgacagaacattttcatcatcatgtgtttcttcaggaacaccattctctattttgtgatcatcatgtgtttcttcagaaacatcattctttattttgtgatcatcgtgtttctcaatgaattttctttttcgaggatttttatccttggaaccgactggccttccacgcttcaggcgtttaatgacatcatgagtatcttccatttgtttctttggaatttcaattcgagcaggggcatttgcagcatgtatatatgatttagttaccccttttgggtctgcaaatgcatctggtatttgatttgctattctttgcaagtgcacaatttgctgtacatccttttcacattgttttgttcttggatccatatgtaacaatgatgatacataccacgtaatttccttttcggtatgtttctgttctccccctaacattgggaagatttcctcattaaaatgacaatcagcaaaacgtgctgtgaacacgtctcctgtctgaggttcaagatatcgaatgattgatggactatcataaccgatataaattccaacctttctttgaggtcccattttctttcgttgcggtggtgcaataggcacatacaccatacatccaaaaattctcagatgagaaatgtctggttcttgaccaaatgcaagctgtaatggggagtatttatgatatgcacttggtctgatgcgaattaatgcagcggcatgtaaaattgcatgtccccatatagaaatagggagttttgttttcataatcattggtctagcaatcatttgcagacgtttaatcaatgattcagccaatccattatgtgtatgtacatgagcaacatgatgctcaacaatgattcccatagacatacaataatcattgaaagtctgggaagtaaattcaccagcattatcaagtctaattttcttgattgtataatcgggaaattgattcctcaattttattatttgagcaagtaatcttgcaaatgcaacatttcgagttgacaataaacatacatgtgaccatctgctggaggcatcaatcaataccataaagtatctgaatggtccacatggtggatggattggtccacaaatataaccctgaatacgttcaagaaacattggtgattcagtttggattttgcctggtgatggtcttataataagttttccgagagaacaagctttacattgaaacttattattctgaaagatcttctggtctttcaacggatgaccatgtgtattttctataattcttcgcatcattgttgaaccaggatgtcccaatcgatcatgccaattggttaatatcaaagaattatcaactaccatgtttgattcaatgggacttatatgtgtataatgcaatccagtagggagcattggtagtttttcaatcacaaataaagattgtcAATACACATTACACCATGTATCTATACACTTATAACATTGGATATCAACCACGATTTAGAAACGGGATTTTGGCACTAAAGACacttaaatttaatatatactaGTAAAAGACGCACACACGTTGCAcgtgatattattattttttaatttgatcaaataatatcaaacaattaacacgaaattattttcaatttagaatAGTTGTTCGAAGGAaagttttgtttaaaatttttttctatgTAAAATATGAAGTGATTTGATGATGTTTTTAGTAGGGTACGAAgattaattatgaaattaaatattttggtgtaAATGATGACTCATTACTTGATTACATATCTTTATTTCATCCGATGTTCGACTCGATTTCTATAACATCATAGTtaaatatattgttttataatttttatatcatACGTTATTTACCTTCTTATCAGATGGTGTCTTGAGGTTTCACAAAGTACGTGTAGTGTTGAATGTAAGAAGATATTCAGTGGGCCCATTTGTCCTCAAGGCCCGGAACAAAGTTCGAAGCATGGTCAGCCCAGTCTTGAGGCCAAGTTGGGCCAGGTTCCTAATTGagctaagtttttaatttgtatTTATTGCGAATATGAATCGGCAGAAGAGCCCAATAAATAAATATGGTAGAATACATATGGACAAAAGTTGATTTTAACAcactctttattttaatatctaTTTTTATTCTTAATATATATTAAACTGGAACACTTCATGATAACTTCAAAATCCaaaaatatcttttaatttccTTACAATTTCTCTACGACTCTACCAATTATTAGAAtcttcagtttttt is a genomic window containing:
- the LOC140821790 gene encoding transcription factor bHLH149-like — encoded protein: MADTSNPVTNSDLPRKKRNKAGSGRISRESSRARWRTETEQRIYSSNLIDALRSLRHPDSSSVRDAADKVLAVSAKGRTRWSRAILTGRLSFRLSQINRRHKKAAKPVVASKKPAARNNLPPLQRKVKALSRLVPGCRKLSLPNLLEETTDYIAALEMQVKAMALITGLLNATS